The Altererythrobacter sp. H2 genomic sequence GCGACTACCAAAAGAGACCTCTGTCTCGGTACATCGACAGCCCGTGCCGCAACTGCTGCTGATCGCGATATGGTGCGGCGTTCGACGAGGCATACCTCTACTGCGCCTCCGGATTACCTGCCGCCTTCCAGGCATCGAACCCATCGTCCATGTGAAAGACGTTCTCGAATCCTTGCTTTTGCAAGACTTTCAGGGCCCCGGCGCTGCGGCGACCGGATTTGCAATGCAGCACATAGCGTTCGGACTTGTCCAGCCTGGCCAGTTTCTCGGCAAAGGCATCGTCCGTGAAATCGATGTTGATGGCGCTTTCGATGTGTCCTTCCGCGAATTCAGCAGGCGTTCTGACATCCAGAACGACAAGCGAAGCGT encodes the following:
- a CDS encoding rhodanese-like domain-containing protein; the protein is MRLIISVATTLAFSLSACSAERASQGADADPVAGSAVSKTNVIDVSAAEADELLAKDASLVVLDVRTPAEFAEGHIESAINIDFTDDAFAEKLARLDKSERYVLHCKSGRRSAGALKVLQKQGFENVFHMDDGFDAWKAAGNPEAQ